ACGAATGGGCACGATCAGAGTCGCGAGTTTCCCCTGGGAGTCTTCGCTTCCTTGCCTGAGTGGTTCTCGGTTCGGTGTCCGGTCTTGGGTGCTGCGGACCGGGCTGATTCGGTTTGTTTCATGGAGTGTTGAGCGTCGATGGCCGAGCGCTGCCCGTCGACTACGCGACCGTCCACGCCGAACCGGCATGGGACGCCACCGCGATCCTCACGGCGGAGACCGGAGTCCTCGTCCTGCTGACCATGATGCTCTCCGTGCTCCTGGCACACCCGGCCGGCCGCAGACTGCTCCCCTGCGCGGTGGGGCTCGCCACCGCGGTCATCATCGCGACGTTCGGTCCCCTCAGCGGCGGATCGGCCAACCCGGCACGACAGTTCGGTCCGGCGCTCCTGGCCCAGGACACCACCCACCTGTCTACCTGCTCGCTCCGGTGCTCGGCGCGGTGCTGGGAGCAGCCCTCGTGGTTCTGGCCAAACCCCTGACCGCACAGCGGCCCCGGTGCTGACAGAGAGGGAAATCACCAATCGGCTATCGCAGCGGACCGGAACGCCGACCCACGCCGGTGTCCAGATCTCGCCGCCGGGGCGGCTGGCGCAGACGCATCTCGTCTGGTCCCGCCTTGGCTTCGAGCATGCTGACGGCGGGCAGGCGGGAGACGAGCGACGTCTATGCCGCGGGCCCCGCCGCGCTATCTGCCCGGCCGGGCAACCTCCTCAGGCACCCTAAACCGTTCATGGAGTTCTTCGGCAAAACGCGTCCGGTAGATGCCGTGGACGATGGTCCAGGGAGACTGGTAGCCCCTGTGCTCTGGGTCCGAGACATCCTCGTCCCACGGCACTACGCAGTCTGGAAGCGGCCGCGCACGGCCCAGATACATCTGTGCAGCCTCTTCCAACTGCACTTCTCCTGCGATCACCGAGCTCCATAGCCCGCAGCCCTGCCCGACCACCCACATGCACAGATCTTCGGTGCTGTCTTCGGACCAGGCGTCCCCATCCACGCTCACGCCTTCCGAAAAGTCGGCCAGCGAATCAGCTGCGGACTCGTACGCGAGCGCGAAGGCTTCAAGGACTTCCCGCGGCTGGGACTTCAACCACAATTCAAGGGCAGACAGGCGCGGTCGTGTCGCTTCCAGGACTTCCCAGAACCAATCAGGAACATGATCCGGTCCCATTTCGGCTCCCGTGTCGATGGCTGCGGTACCCGCCCGACCGTACAGCGGGATGGAGTCCCCTGGGCACACCCAGACTTCACCGTCGGCGAATGGCGCTCTCCATCCGCGCAGTCACCGGATTACAGTCAGGCACTGCCGCTGCAGCAGTGGGCGGCTGACGGAGCATCGGCTGCAGTGTGGTGTGCTCAGTCTGTGAGGAAGGCACCTTCGCGGCAGGTGCGGCAGACGAAGGCGTAGTCCAGCTGGCCGCCGAGGTTCATCGCGGTCTGCGCGGAGATCCCTTCCTCCAGATGTGCCGCGAATTCCGTCGTGCCGGTGCAGGAGGGGCATGCGGGCAGTCGGTCGTCCTCAAAGTAGGAGGGGCTGCCTCCGAGTGACCCGAGCACTTCGCGTTGCTTCCCAAATCGTTCTTCGGGTTCCCACTTCCATCCCGAACGGGCAAGGTCGTATGCGTCAGGCGCGAGGTCGTCGTGTCGTAGTTCTCTTCGGGATCGAGCGTCACGACGTGGGTGCGGATGGCTGAGGTGGCGGGCAGCAGCGTCGCTCCGGTCTCGGGCACGACGGGGAGATGAGCGACGAACTGCAGCGAACCTCCACAGCAGGAGCCGCACATGGGCCAGGCGAATCCTGCAGGAGCCAGCGGCACGCCCCCGGTACGCGGTACGTCGGAGTCGGCGCGGTCGCGGCAGATCATCCGCACCTCGGGATGATCTCGCAGCCAGGACGCGAAGGTGCTCGCGGCGCGATCGGCAAGCACGTCGAGCGGACGGTGGGTGGACATGTCGATGAGGATCGTCGCGTAGGTCCGTCCGCGTCGCACGGCGAACTCGTCGACGCCGAGAAGCGGGACCGAGCCCGAGGACGGGAGCGGCAGCGCGCGGATCAGCCGGAGCAGAGTGTCCTTGCAGGTGCCGATAGCCATGCGTTCGCAGAGGCGTGCTCCTGCCCGGCCGCCCAGGAACAGGGCCATGTCGGTGAGCTGGGCAGTGAGAGCGTCCGTGCGGCGTGCGTGGCGCCGGGTCAGGTTCGGTATCTGCTCGGCGAACGTCCGTCGGTCGCATTGATCGTTCCCGCACACGAGCCGGCGGGCCCGTAGTTCCAGTCGTACACGCTTGCCTGCGACCGGACGATCCGCCAGAGCCCGCGGGTAGTAGCAGTGCACTTTTGAGGATCTTCGTCCGCAGTCGGGACATGCGGCCGACGCGGCTTGCGACCGCACAGCCAGCCGAACCTCCGTATCCGTGAGTGCCACTTCCTCGACCTGAACCCCGACACCCGGCAACAGAACGTCCGCGACGCGAACCCCACCCATCACACAAGATCGATGCCCAACTACCCCCAAAATAGCGACAGAGCCCAAGAAGTGGACCAGAGCCCGACTTTTGATGTCGCTCATGTGCTGCGGGGCCGCCCGCTTGGGCATGATGAGAACCGGAACATCCCGTCAAGCGGGCACCGCACCGCCGAGGCCGACACGGCCTGCGCCGACCTCGCGATTCACGAACTCGGGAACAGGGGCCCACCTGCCATCAGGCCGCCGTCGACAAGGAGGATGTGCCCGGTGACGTAGCTCGCCTTGTCGGAACCCAGGTACTGGACGGCCTCGGCGATCTCCTCCGGGGCACCCGCCCGGTGCATGGGAAGCACCGAATCGACCGCGTCACGCGCCGTGTCGTCCCCGGTGAACCGCTCGTACATCGCGGTCCGGGTGTAGCCAGGCGCGACCGCGTTGACCCGGATACCGTGAGCGGCGCCCTCGAGTGCGGCCGCCTTGGTGATGCCGACGACGGCGTGCTTGCTCCCGACGTACAAGGTCGCCCCGGGGTAACCCATCAGGCCGTAGCCGGAGCTGACGTTGACGATGCTACCGCCGCCCTGTTCCCTCATGACCCGGAACTCGTGCTTCAGGCACAGCAGCGTTCCCTTGACGTTGGTGTCGAAGGTGGCCTGGTAACTCTCGTCGGTCACCTCGGTGACAGGGCCGGGTGTTCCCTCGGTGCCGGCGTTGTTGAAGGCGACATCGATCCGCCCGAACCGAGCGACCGCGCGGTCGACGAGGTCCTTCACATCGGCGTCGAAGCGGACGTCGGCACGCACGAACTCGGCCGGGGCACCGAGGTCGGCCAGCTCCCTGGCAAACTGCTCACCCACGTCCTCGTGGCGGCCGGAGACCACAAGGTTCGCGCCTTGACGGGCGTAAGCCAAGGCTGTGGCGCGGCCGATACCG
This genomic interval from Streptomyces sp. NBC_00376 contains the following:
- a CDS encoding aquaporin; translation: MSVDGRALPVDYATVHAEPAWDATAILTAETGVLVLLTMMLSVLLAHPAGRRLLPCAVGLATAVIIATFGPLSGGSANPARQFGPALLAQDTTHLSTCSLRCSARCWEQPSWFWPNP
- a CDS encoding transposase gives rise to the protein MALFLGGRAGARLCERMAIGTCKDTLLRLIRALPLPSSGSVPLLGVDEFAVRRGRTYATILIDMSTHRPLDVLADRAASTFASWLRDHPEVRMICRDRADSDVPRTGGVPLAPAGFAWPMCGSCCGGSLQFVAHLPVVPETGATLLPATSAIRTHVVTLDPEENYDTTTSRLTHTTLPVRDGSGNPKNDLGSNAKCSGHSEAAPPTLRTTDCPHAPPAPARRNSRHIWRKGSPRRPR
- a CDS encoding SDR family NAD(P)-dependent oxidoreductase, which produces MSDPVVLITGALTGIGRATALAYARQGANLVVSGRHEDVGEQFARELADLGAPAEFVRADVRFDADVKDLVDRAVARFGRIDVAFNNAGTEGTPGPVTEVTDESYQATFDTNVKGTLLCLKHEFRVMREQGGGSIVNVSSGYGLMGYPGATLYVGSKHAVVGITKAAALEGAAHGIRVNAVAPGYTRTAMYERFTGDDTARDAVDSVLPMHRAGAPEEIAEAVQYLGSDKASYVTGHILLVDGGLMAGGPLFPSS